A region of the Ignavibacteria bacterium genome:
CCCGCCCTCGTAGGCGTGGTTATTGGGGTTGGAGAGCATAAAGGCGATGTAGCCGAGCACCGTAGGAATAGAAGGGTCTTTCACCATTTGGGCTACATAGCGCGGATGAAAGTAGGGAAGGCTCCTGCTGCTTCTTTCTAAGAATTCTTTCAGCTCTTTTTCAAGCTTCGCGCTTACCGTGGGCTTTTCCTTGTAAAGAGATGCGTCGCCATCATAATAGCTCCGGCGCCATTGGGCCTGGTGGTCAAGCACTGTGTTTAATAATTCTTTCAGGACCTCAATGCCTTCAGCTTTTGGGCCCAGGTAATTTGATAAAATGTCTTCAGTCATATTTCGTCCGGTATATAAAAATTGAGTAAAGCAAAGTTAACTCCCCTCAGCTTCCTAAAATCAGTAAGCCGCTTCCAGCAAAAATAAGTAAATTTTCAATTTTATTTATTTTAATGTATCTTTGTAAAAATTTATGTGTAAGAAATTACGGAGATGCATGTGAGTTTATACCATTATATTTTGATTCCGCTGATGATGCTGAATTCAGGACCTATACCTAAAATAAAAAAGAAAATAAACCATACGGCGCATACCGTAAAAAGAGTTCTTCACATTGACACTGTGGCTGTAAGCAAAGATAGCCTTGTTGAGCTGCAATCAGGTAAGATCTCTTATTACGGTAAGAAGCATAACGGCAGAAAAACTGCGAGCGGGGAACTCTACGATATGAATGAGTTTACCGCTTCTCATAGAAATTTTCCTTTCGGTACAAAGGTAAAGGTGACAAATCTTTCAAATAACAAATCGGTAATACTGAAGATCAACGACAGGCTTCCCAAGGGCAGCCGCCGTATTATAGATGTTTCATACAAGGCTGCAAAAGAGCTTGGAATGATTGGACACGGAGTGGTAAAGGGCGAAATTGTTGTCCTCGAGTGGGGAGGAGCCCCCAGGGAAAAAACGGAATCCGGCGCAATGATGGAAGAAATCGGGGCGTTGGAAAAATAAAAAGATCACACTATTAAAATAAAAGCCCTGCACGGTTTTTAAGTCCTGCAGGGCTTTTTTTATATTTAATTTTAACTGTCTCTTATCTCACGTACTTCCACCAGTAGAAGTACTTGTTCTCGAGCTCTGAGAGTGAAGGCATAGGGAAAAACCTCATCTCATCATCCTTTGCAAACCAGAACCCGTGGCGCAGGAACTTGTATGAAATGTCCCTTAATATGCTCCCCAGGCTGATGGTCTTGGTAAGTTTCTCCGGATTGCTCTTAAGCTCCATGATGCAATCGTAAAAACGGTATGCATTCACCCCCGGCAGTTCAACTGTAATAATATCCCTGTTCTTGTTTTCCCTGTAGAATTCATCCAGGTTAAATTCAATCTGTGTAAAACAAATCTTCGGAGCGCCTTTGCTTCTGGTTTGTGTTGTAATAAACTTCCCGAAATCCCTCTGGTCCTTTGTTGAGGCAACGAGCGTTTCAAGTGGGCATATTTCCTGATAAATCCTTATTAGTCCCGGCTCATTGACGGCAGTATACTCGGCAGGAGATACCGGAAGCACCTTGCCGTTTGTTGTAACAAGAAACAGTTCCTTAATCGCCGAAAGATCCACATTCTCCAGAACATTGTAGGAGCTGATAAACTTTGTCCTTTTTGGGGTCCCGTCTTCGTGTGCTACGGTAAGGGAAAGATACCTTTCAATCTCAAAATAATCGTTCCTGAAGTTTATATCCAGTTCGGCAAAGATAACCTTGCCGCTGAAATGCTTCGCGCTGAGCATTGTGTAGTGTTCACCAAACTTTTCAGGTTCCAGCTGAGATGCTACAAGAGCATTTATAGGAAAAACTATCATGTACAGATGTTTTTGGTATTCCGGCATAGAACGCTCCTTGTTTCAACTTTATTGATTGTTTAAAGGTATTAAATGATATTATTAAGAGCAAGAAGCCCTCTGAATCTTTTTTGCCCGCAAGTCATCATATTAATTAAAGTTACGGAGAATGGTGCCCCGGATAAAAATCTTTAAGAACCCGGAAGAGGTAAAACAGATATAATGACTATAGACAAAAAAATCCTGCTTAAAAAAGTCCTGCCGGTCATGCTTGGCGCTCTGGCGGGCTACGCTTATTACTATTTTATCGGATGCAAATCGGGCAGCTGCCCCATTCAGGGCAATCCCTACATCTCAACACTCTACGGCGCCCTGGCCGGAGGCATCTTTGCCATACCCGGCAAAGAAAAGCAAATTTAACTAATAGGCAGGTTTAACTAAAAGGCAAATGTAACCGAATTAAATTTCATGCATCAAATTATCAGCTAATATTTCTGTTTAATAAGCTGCGGTTTTTCTTTAATTTAAATGAGGGATTACCGTAATTTTATTCCGCCTTACGATTCTGCGGAAAAGAGCTGTGTTTGAAAATTCAGGAACAAAATAAATACTATTTAGTTTAATGTATAAAAGGGTATCGGGAGACAAAATGAGTCAGAATAAGCCAAAAGAAAGGAAAATCGGCACTAAACAGCCGGTTAATAAACCTTTGATCGATCCAAAATATAAAAACCTGATTTTTACGGGTGTGCTGATTGTTGTTATTGCAATCTTTTTTATTGTTAATAACTCAAGAAATGAACCCTCTCAGGGGCCATATCCCCCGAACTACAAGGGCGGCGGCACAACCTCTGAACTGACTACAACTTCAGGACAGAAAATTAAACTTTCCGACTATAAGGGAAAAGTAGTCCTCCTGGACTTCTGGGCCACCTGGTGCCCGCCTTGCAGAAAGGGGATTCCGGACCTCGTCTCACTGAAAAATGAATTTAAGGGGAAGGATTTTGAAATAATCGGTGTTTCCCTCGACCAGGAGAATACAATTAACGACGTCGTCCCTTTTATCCAGCAGTACGGCATAAATTATCCTGTCGTTTACTACGACCCTACTGCACTGGCCTCCTTCGGTACGGTTGAATCGATCCCGACTTCATTCATACTCGATAAGACCGGAAGGGTGGTTTCAAGCTATATGGGACTTACTGAAAAATCCAACTTTGTGAAGGATATAAAGAAAGCGCTCGGGGAGTCTTAAACAAAGAAACCGTAGAAAAGAAGCTTAAATAAAGAAAAAGGGGACTTTATTTGTCCCCTTCATTCCTCTTCTTGTTGTGATGTTCATGATCGTGATCATGTTCAAAATCCTGATGAAGATTATCCTTAACATCCAGATATTCACCCAGCCTCCAGAGCAGGTCCCAGGAGTAAATTCCGTAGCTGTAGCCGTCTTTCCACTTGATGTTAATTGCGTACTGGCCTACCATCTCAATTGAAGCAACTTCATATTTACCCGGCTTATCGGGCCCCTGCGGCATGGCATCGTAGTGCTTCCACAGTATGGTTTCTCCTTTATTGCCGGCGTCAGGCGACTCATCGCGCAGGAACTTCAAAGGGTATGTGTGAACTTTGTCATTGTTCCATGTAATGGACATGGAAGTCTGTCCGTTTAATTTTATCTGTTTGGGAAATAGCATATCTATGTTAAAAATTTTAATGTTAAAACTAATCTGGATAAGTAAAACTACTCCTCCTTAACTCCGCAGTTCAGGCTAATTTAAGCTTATTATTTGTCATTTCCAAGGATGACCGGAAGCCCCTCTTTCCCTGAGCCAATTACAATTACCTTTGAATTCTGCGAGTTTGCAAGCTTTTCTGTGGCCTCAATGCCTTTCCACTTTAGAAGCTGCGTCGATATCCCTTTGGATACTATATCCTGAAAATCTGCAATACCTTTGGCTTCAATTCTTTTGCGCTCTGCTTCCTGGGTCTCTTTCCTGAGCACAAACTCCATCCTCTGGCTTTCCTGCTCGGCCTTCAGCTTTTCTTCAATTGAAGCGGTAAGCCCTGCCGGCAGAATGATCTGCCTGAGAGGTGCGGCTTCAATTGTAATGCCTCTGCGGTTAACAAGCTTTGAGAGCTCTTTTTCAATCCTGCTTGCCAGCTCCTCCCTCTGTGAAGTATAAAGCGCTTTTGCCTCATAGCCCGATGTAACGCCTCTTACAACAGAACGGAACTGCGGCTCCAGTATGATCTCGGCGTAGTTTTCACCGAGGGTTTTATAAACTCTTGAAGCGTTTTCTGGATTCAGGCTGTAGAGAACGCTGATCTCAAGCTGAACGGTCAGCCCTTCTTTGGAAGGTACAGTCATGCTTTCTTTGATTTCCTGCGTTTTAACGCTGAATTTAACTACATTTGCCAAAGGATTTACAAGATTGACGCCCGCTTTTAGCGTGTTGTCACTAACCATTCCCAGAAAATCCACAACTCCCACGGATCCTGCCGGAATAACGGTGAAAACCTGAAGCAGGGCAATAATAAGCGCTATTACCGCACCAGCACCGGCAAATGTTGCCTCTGACTTACTGTATCTTTTCTTGGCTGTAACGTGAACTGCGAAAGCAACGGCAGCGGCAAGTAAGGAAATTAAGAAAACCATTATGACAATTCTCCCAAAGAAAAAAAAGCTGCAAGAATTAAGCTATTTATAACTAAACGAAAAATATAATTTTTCGGCAAATAGGCAACCGCCAATTGAAGAAAAATGAAGTTTTTATTAAAAACCGGCTCTGCTGTAAAAAAATAAAGCCCCGGAAAGGGATATTCCTTCCGGGGCTTTATGTCAAATAAACGCAGAGCAGGATTATTTCTTAGAATACTCCAGACTGAAACCGTGGAAAAGTGAACGGTGGGTCTCTTCATTGGATAATATATCTATGCACAGATCCTGTGTCACGTAATCCTCTCCCTCGCACATTTTGATGATCTTTCTATACTGTGCAATTGCAGATTCCTCGGCCTCCAGAACGCCCTTTATCACATTTACAACGTCAGTTGTATCCTTTCCGGGCTGAAGAGATCTCTGCTCCCTTTTGAAGTCCATTGAGCCTGGGATCGTTCCCCCCAGCTCCTTTATCCTTTTTGCCAGCATCTGCGCATGCCCTAACTCTTCGGTTACATCTGCAGCAAGCGACTTCTTTATTTCCTCGGCCCTTACGCCGTCCAGGTTAACTGAACTGGAAAGATAGTTTATTACTGTTTCCAGCTCTGCCCAGTACGCATTTGTAAGCTCTGTAATAAGATCATTAGTTCCAGCCATCTCTGCCTCCTTAAATTATTACATAAGTATCTCTTTAATTAGTTTCGGCTTTGCCTTCTTTTTCTCATCAATACTAATAATATTATAGAGTTTATTTTTCATATCTTCAATTTTATTTTTCCTGTCGGTGTGGAATTCTGCAATCACGTCCCCCTTGTTAATCCTGTCGCCAAGCTTGGGATAAAATACAATTCCGGCCTTGGGATCAATTACATCTTCTTTTGTCATTCTTCCGGCGCCAAGTTCAAGGGATACCATTCCAAGAGCGAAGTTGTCAATTGCGTTAAAGTACCCCGACTTTGGGGCTGTTACGGTTTCAACTATGCGCGGCTTCGGATACTTTCCAGGGTTCTTGACCAGGTTTATGTCCCCTCCCTGAAGCTTTACAATTTCAATAAGCTTTTCAAATGCCTTGCCTGAGGTGATCATCTCACGCGATACCTCAACACCTTCTTCAATTGATGAGGCTTTGCCGCCTAAATAAATCATGGCGCCAGTAAGTGAGTGCGTTACTTCCATCAGGTCGTCCGACTTTTCACCCTGCAGCACCCTGATCGATTCATATACTTCCAGCCAGTTGCCTATGTAGCGGCCCAGGGGCTGGTTCATATCGGTTATAAAGCCTATTACTTTTTTGTCAAATGCCTTGGCCGTGTTAATTAAAGCCTCGGCAAGCTTCCTGGCCTCTTTCTGCTCGCGCATGAAGGCGCCCGATCCAGTCTTAATATCCAGCACAAGCCCGTCAATTCCTTCGGCCAGCTTCTTGCTCATAATGCTTGAGGTAATTAAAGGAATAGATTCAACCGTAGCCGTTACGTCCCTTAATGCGTAGATCAGCTTGTCTGCGGGTGCTATGTCTTTGGTCTGCCCTATTAGAACGGTGCCGCACTTTTTAATTACAGATTTGTACTGGCTTAATGAAAGATCTGTCCTGAAGCCCGGTATTGCCTCCAGCTTATCCAGTGTCCCTCCCGTATGGCCCAGGCCGCGCCCGGAGATCATGGGAACCTTTATCCCGGCTGCTGCTGCAATAGGCGCCAGAATAAGAGAGGTCTTGTCTCCCACGCCGCCCGTGGAGTGCTTGTCAATTTTAACACCCGGAATCGGCTTCAGGTCTATTACCTTGCCGCTGTAGAGCATGGCCTTTGTAAGCGCTGCGGTCTCACCGGTTGTCATCCCGTTAAAAAATATTGCCATTAAGAGTGCTGAGAACTGATAGTCGGGTATTTTATTTTTTATGTATGACTTGATCAAAAACCCGATTTCAACTTCGGAGAGCTCTTCTCCGTTTCTTTTCTTTCTTATAAGCTCTACTGTGTTCATTTTACCGGCCTTTGTTTATTTGAAAAATGTCCAAAAATAAGCATTTAGATTGTATTCTCAAAAAGGTGCGGGAAGTGCCCGGTTTTAATAAAACAGCCCCATGTTTAACCAGTGTAGAAATTTTTCTCCTCATTCCTGCAACTATTAAAGATAACGCAAAAATTCCGGTTTTTTCAGGAAAAAAGTAGAAAAAAATGCCCTGCCTTAAAAGCCTCAGCCCAAAGCCAGGTTTCTCCTTTTTAAGGCATTGACAAGGTGGCGGGAAAATATTTGTTTCTATTAAAACGTTTAACTGACTCATTATGGCTCCTACAATCAAAGATGTTGCAAAGAAGGCCAGGGTTTCAATTGCAACGGTTTCTCTAGTGATCCATAAACATGAAAAGATCTCAGAAGAAACCCGCGTGCGCGTAAACAAGGCCATTAAGGACCTGAATTACCACCCTTTCAGGTCTGCCCGGGGGCTTGTATCGCGCAAAACCGGCAACCTTGCCTTTATTGTTACCGAAGACCACTTCCTCCGTTCGGAACCTTTCTATACGCACATTTTCCTGGGCACCGAATTCGAAGCACGCCAGAACGAATATTATATACTCCTTACCATCATAAAATCCGACTTTAAGAGAGGGGACCGCCTGCCGCGCTGCGTACTGGAAAGAAATGTAGACGGGGTGATTATTGCAGGAAAAGTGCCCGAAGACGTAATTACGTGCCTCGAAAAATATGAGCTCCCGCTGGCCTTTGTAGACTATTACCCCCCGGCTGAAAACTATCCTGTAGTCCTCATTGATAACTTCTCCGGGGGAATGCAGGCCGTCCAGCACTTAGTTGAACTTGGCCATAAGCACATAGCTTTTGTGGCCGGCGATATTCAGCACCCCAGCATACGCGACCGCTTCCAGGGCTATAAGGTCGCACTTGAAAGTGCGGACCTTATCTATAATTCTAAAATGAGCGTTATCGATGAGCCTTACCCGGCCAGGGAAAACGGCTACAACGCCGCAAAAAAACTGCTGAAGGAAAATAAAAGTGTAACCGCCATATTTTCCTGCAATGACGCCATGGCTATTGGCGTCATGCAGTACCTGAAGGAGTCGGGCCTGAGGATACCAGAGGATATTTCTCTTATCGGCTTCGACGACGTGGAGGCCAGCCACTTGCTGGACCCGCCTTTAAGTACAGTAGGGGTTCCAAAAATTGAACTCGGGGGAGAGGTCATGCGCCTTATGGCAGATATTCTGAACCAAAAGGTCAAAAGTCCAAAAAAAGTTTTAGTCCCTGTTGAACTGGTCAAAAGAAGATCAACAGGAGCTGCTAGGAAAAACCAATAATGAAAGGCAATAACTATGCAGGCAGCAGTATTTACAAGTCCTCACAAAATCAGCGTAACAGACTGCCAGACGCCCCGCCCGGGGCCTGATGAACTTTTAATCAGGGTAGGCGCCTGCGGCGTCTGCGGTACGGATTTCCACATCTTCGAAGGCAATGCTCCGGCTAAAGCCCCGGTCATTCTGGGCCATGAATATACAGGCGAAATAGTCGATAAGGGGGAAAATATACGTGACATGAAAATCGGCCAGAGGGTTGCCATAAACCCTAACATACACTGCGGCTACTGCGAATTCTGCCGCAAAGGCAAAATTAACTTGTGCCTTAACCTTAAAGCGCTCGGCGTTACGGTAAACGGAGGCTTTTCGGAATACTCTCTCGTCCCCAGAACACAGGCACACATACTCCCTGAAAACTTTCCCTACAGGATTGCAGCACTCTCGGAACCCCTCTCCTGCTGCGTGCACGGAATCGACCAGGCACAAATTAAAACAGGCGACACGGTTTCTATTGTTGGCGCCGGTACAATTGGCCTCCTCATGCAGCAGCTCTCACAACTTCAGGGCGCCAGAGGAACATTCGTCTTCGACATCTCGGAAGAAAAAAGAGACATCTCTCTTAAACTTGGAGCCGATGAGGCCTTTAACCCGTCGGACGAAAATTCACTTGAACTCATGCGGGAACGCATCCCCGGCGGAACTGACATTGTAATTGAATGCGTCGGCAGCCGGAATGCAGCTGAATTTGCCCTTAAACAGGTTAAAAAAGGGGGTACGCTTGTAATTTTCGGCCTCGCGGACCCGAAGGCTTTTATAAACCTCTACCTCCAGGCTTTCTTCCACAAGGAACTTACAATTAAAAGCTCTATACTCAATCCTGATACTTTCCAAAGGGCAGTTGACCTTCTCGTTACAGGTAAAATTAGAACAGATCTCCTTAATCCTCATGCGGTAAATTTGAAGAATGATGAAATAAGCGCTCTTTTCAACGATCCAAGAGACAGTGCCATTATTAAATATATGGTAATGCCTGAAAGTTAAATGACTAATGATAAGATACGTTCATTTATATTAAAGGAGGTTCATATGATCAAACGTAGACGTTATGTAATTGGCTTTTCTGTTCTCATAATCTTTTTAAGTGCTTTTCTGGATGTCCATGCTCAGCTAAGCAAATTTAAGGCTATTGGCAGCTTTGAAGACTCACTACCGAGCTACTGGATGAAAGGCAAGTCAACAGGAGCAACACTGGACTGGGCAACTGACCAGTCAAGATCAATGGGACGCTCGCTGAAGATCACAAAGAGTGCGGCAACAACCGATTCAGTATACTGGATCAGCCAGAACATGGCAGACCTGTGGTCACCAAAGCTGCTGAAGAACGTGGATATACTCTTAGGAGCATACATCAGGACAGAGAACGTGAACGTCAATCCTGCCAATGACGATGCAAAGTGGTGGGTCTCTTACCTGTTCTATGACAGCACGGGAGCATTTATCGGAGAGACAAAGCTTCCTATAGACCAGAGCAAAGCCTCATCCGGAAGCTGGGTTGCAGACACGAATGCCGTGGGTGAGACAACACTGCCGAAAGATGCCTGGAAGATGATCATAATGTTCGTAGCAGGCAAGAATGCAACAGGAACGGTCTGGGCAGATGACTTCCTCTTTACAGGAAGAGCAGGAGCCTGGGCAGGACAGGACTGGAACACCTCTGTCGGAGTGCCGACAGGCTGGTACTACTGGCTGCCGCCCATCGGAGGCAATGATGCAAGACTCTCAAACGGCTTTGAAAATACAAAGATCGTCTCAGATACCGCTCACTCCGGTACCCACTCCTTGAGGTTCTCTATTCCAAAGAATACTCCTAATCATGACGCTTTCGTAAGCACAACCAGAATCCCTCTGGGAACAGATGTAAAAGCAGGCGATATGCTTAAGATCAGCGTATGGATAAAAGCCAAGGACCTCTTCCCCGATTCAGCTAACGCATTCCCGGGACAGTGGGCTGTCGGCATTACACCAATGTTCCATACAGGATACACCAATAATGCAGGATTTTCTGACATATCGGGTGCGCCTGACATAGCATTTACTTTCCCT
Encoded here:
- a CDS encoding septal ring lytic transglycosylase RlpA family protein, coding for MLNSGPIPKIKKKINHTAHTVKRVLHIDTVAVSKDSLVELQSGKISYYGKKHNGRKTASGELYDMNEFTASHRNFPFGTKVKVTNLSNNKSVILKINDRLPKGSRRIIDVSYKAAKELGMIGHGVVKGEIVVLEWGGAPREKTESGAMMEEIGALEK
- a CDS encoding TlpA family protein disulfide reductase codes for the protein MSQNKPKERKIGTKQPVNKPLIDPKYKNLIFTGVLIVVIAIFFIVNNSRNEPSQGPYPPNYKGGGTTSELTTTSGQKIKLSDYKGKVVLLDFWATWCPPCRKGIPDLVSLKNEFKGKDFEIIGVSLDQENTINDVVPFIQQYGINYPVVYYDPTALASFGTVESIPTSFILDKTGRVVSSYMGLTEKSNFVKDIKKALGES
- a CDS encoding DUF971 domain-containing protein, which encodes MSITWNNDKVHTYPLKFLRDESPDAGNKGETILWKHYDAMPQGPDKPGKYEVASIEMVGQYAINIKWKDGYSYGIYSWDLLWRLGEYLDVKDNLHQDFEHDHDHEHHNKKRNEGDK
- a CDS encoding prohibitin family protein, with the translated sequence MVFLISLLAAAVAFAVHVTAKKRYSKSEATFAGAGAVIALIIALLQVFTVIPAGSVGVVDFLGMVSDNTLKAGVNLVNPLANVVKFSVKTQEIKESMTVPSKEGLTVQLEISVLYSLNPENASRVYKTLGENYAEIILEPQFRSVVRGVTSGYEAKALYTSQREELASRIEKELSKLVNRRGITIEAAPLRQIILPAGLTASIEEKLKAEQESQRMEFVLRKETQEAERKRIEAKGIADFQDIVSKGISTQLLKWKGIEATEKLANSQNSKVIVIGSGKEGLPVILGNDK
- a CDS encoding rubrerythrin; its protein translation is MAGTNDLITELTNAYWAELETVINYLSSSVNLDGVRAEEIKKSLAADVTEELGHAQMLAKRIKELGGTIPGSMDFKREQRSLQPGKDTTDVVNVIKGVLEAEESAIAQYRKIIKMCEGEDYVTQDLCIDILSNEETHRSLFHGFSLEYSKK
- a CDS encoding thymidine phosphorylase translates to MNTVELIRKKRNGEELSEVEIGFLIKSYIKNKIPDYQFSALLMAIFFNGMTTGETAALTKAMLYSGKVIDLKPIPGVKIDKHSTGGVGDKTSLILAPIAAAAGIKVPMISGRGLGHTGGTLDKLEAIPGFRTDLSLSQYKSVIKKCGTVLIGQTKDIAPADKLIYALRDVTATVESIPLITSSIMSKKLAEGIDGLVLDIKTGSGAFMREQKEARKLAEALINTAKAFDKKVIGFITDMNQPLGRYIGNWLEVYESIRVLQGEKSDDLMEVTHSLTGAMIYLGGKASSIEEGVEVSREMITSGKAFEKLIEIVKLQGGDINLVKNPGKYPKPRIVETVTAPKSGYFNAIDNFALGMVSLELGAGRMTKEDVIDPKAGIVFYPKLGDRINKGDVIAEFHTDRKNKIEDMKNKLYNIISIDEKKKAKPKLIKEILM
- a CDS encoding LacI family transcriptional regulator, which encodes MAPTIKDVAKKARVSIATVSLVIHKHEKISEETRVRVNKAIKDLNYHPFRSARGLVSRKTGNLAFIVTEDHFLRSEPFYTHIFLGTEFEARQNEYYILLTIIKSDFKRGDRLPRCVLERNVDGVIIAGKVPEDVITCLEKYELPLAFVDYYPPAENYPVVLIDNFSGGMQAVQHLVELGHKHIAFVAGDIQHPSIRDRFQGYKVALESADLIYNSKMSVIDEPYPARENGYNAAKKLLKENKSVTAIFSCNDAMAIGVMQYLKESGLRIPEDISLIGFDDVEASHLLDPPLSTVGVPKIELGGEVMRLMADILNQKVKSPKKVLVPVELVKRRSTGAARKNQ
- a CDS encoding zinc-dependent alcohol dehydrogenase family protein, which translates into the protein MQAAVFTSPHKISVTDCQTPRPGPDELLIRVGACGVCGTDFHIFEGNAPAKAPVILGHEYTGEIVDKGENIRDMKIGQRVAINPNIHCGYCEFCRKGKINLCLNLKALGVTVNGGFSEYSLVPRTQAHILPENFPYRIAALSEPLSCCVHGIDQAQIKTGDTVSIVGAGTIGLLMQQLSQLQGARGTFVFDISEEKRDISLKLGADEAFNPSDENSLELMRERIPGGTDIVIECVGSRNAAEFALKQVKKGGTLVIFGLADPKAFINLYLQAFFHKELTIKSSILNPDTFQRAVDLLVTGKIRTDLLNPHAVNLKNDEISALFNDPRDSAIIKYMVMPES